The genomic segment AGACGGCATTCATGCCCATTGCGTCTTGAGGCCCGACGTGTGGTTTGACCCGGCGATTTCGATATGATTGGATGACCATGCACGTGTGACCAAGTGGGCAAGGAGAAACACCTTTCCGGGATGGCAGGTTGATGGAAAGAGACTACGTTCACGGCTACGCGGAAAGGGAAACGGCGAGGCTCGTCGACCAGGCGACCACGCTGGCGGAGATCCTGCATTCCGACACGATCTATCGGCCGGGGAGCGCGGTCCTGGAAGCGGGGTGCGGCGTGGGGGCGCAGACGGTCATCCTTGCGCGAAACAGCCCCGATGCACGGTTTACGTCGATCGACATTTCTCCGGAATCGCTGCGTCGCGCGCAGGAACGCGTCGCGTCGGAAGGGCTGCGCAACGTCTCGTTCCGGCACGGCGACATCTTCGACCTGCCGTTCCCGGCGGAACGCTTCGACCACGTATTCGTCTGTTTCGTGCTGGAGCATCTGCCCGACCCCGTGGCCGCCCTGCGGCGTCTCGGGGAAGTGCTGAAAACCGGCGGGACCGTCACCGTCGTCGAAGGGGATCACGGTTCGGCCTTCTTCCACCCCGACAGTCCGTACGCGCACCGGGCGATACAATGCCTGATCGACATACAGGAAAGGATCGGGGGCAACTCGCTCATCGGGCGGCAGCTTTATCCGATCCTCAAGGGAGCCGGATTCCGCGACGCCCGCGTCTCCGCAAGGATGGTCCATGTCGACGCAAGCAGGCCGGAACTCGTCGAGGGGTTCACGAAGAACACGTTCATCGCGATGGTGGAAGGGGTTCGCGAAGAGGCTCTGCGCGCGGGTCTCATCGATGAGACGACGTGGGAAAAGGGGATCGTCGACTTGCGCAGGACGACCGGGCCCGACGGGACGTTTTTCTATACGTTTTTCAAAGGCACGGCGGTCAAATAACGCGGCGCCTCCTTTTCCGGCCCCTCCCCGGGGCATCCCGCTAACCCGCTCGACCAGCCCGCCGGCCTCCCGATCTGACCGGGACGGGAAGTTTCTTGATTCGAACCCTCCCGGTCTTTCCTCCATCTCCAGGCATCTCATGAGGATGGAGCACGACGCTGAAGAGAAAGGAGAAGAACCATGACCATGAGGGGTGGCAGCGCCGCCGAGCGGCCGGAATAGCAGGAACTCGTCATCACGCGCGTCTTCGATGCGCCGCGTGACCTCGTTTTCAAGGCGTGGACCGAACGCGACCGCATGATGCGCTGGTGGGGTCCGAACGGGTTCACGTTGCCTGTCTGCAATATCGATGTCCGCCCGGGAGGCGCGGCAGGACGAGGTTCACGCTGCAGCACGCTCCTCTCAAACCGGGCCCGGATTGGGACATGTGCCGGCAGGGCTGGAACGAATCGCTGGTCAAGCTCGAAGACTACCTGGCGAAGGGACGGGCCGCTTCCAAACGCTCATCGACCTGAACCGTAAGGGATTCTTGAGCATTTTGATGCCATGCCAGCAAAAATGAAGGAGAATTCATTCCGGGATTTTGTGCTGGGCCAGCTCCGCTCGCTAGCCGAATGGGCGAGGGAGGCCGCGGCGCGCAAGGGGAAGAGGACGGGGAGGGCGCCGGCCGGGAAAAAGCGATGAGCGTCCCCGCCGCCCCTGATGACCACCGGACCGGGTCCCGAACCTGACGCGGTCCGGAGAAGGTTCAGAACCCGATCCGCCGACCCGGCGACTTCGGCGGTTCCATCAAGGCGCGGATCGCGTCGAAGACGACTCGGAATTGGGCGTCATATTTCCTTTCCAGCGACAGGTTCGAACAGTTCGTACTGCCGCGACAGCGACTGTCTCCTCCCCCCGGCCTGCCTCGCCCTGGACGAGATCCGGAAGATCGGCGAATGGTCGGAGGCGGTGAAGCGCCTCCGGGACGAGGATACGGCAAGCGGCGGGCCGCCCGATGGACCCGCGCCGCCTGGACCGGGGGGCGCGTCGCGCCGATTTGCGACCCGGCGTGAATTTTCTCCCCGGCGGCATCGTGTTTTCCGATGTCGGCATCCAATGGTATGGCGGGCGGTCACTGGATTCCTGCGCCCGCCGTCAGAGAGGACCGGCCGGCGGGTCGCCGGGCCGGCGGAAAGAGAGGAGAGCCTTTGATGACAACCTTCCTGCGGTCGCACCGTTGGCTGATCGTGGCGGCCGTGGCGATGCTCGGATACCTGGGGCCGGCGGCGCTCCCGTCCGGGGCCGAGACCGGGAAACCGGCCGCCACCGTCACGATGGATGTCGTGAACTTCATCCCGAAGCAGGTGACCGTAAAGGTCGGAAATACGGTCGAATGGAGGAACACCTCCAGCG from the Deltaproteobacteria bacterium GWC2_65_14 genome contains:
- a CDS encoding methyltransferase type 11 — encoded protein: MERDYVHGYAERETARLVDQATTLAEILHSDTIYRPGSAVLEAGCGVGAQTVILARNSPDARFTSIDISPESLRRAQERVASEGLRNVSFRHGDIFDLPFPAERFDHVFVCFVLEHLPDPVAALRRLGEVLKTGGTVTVVEGDHGSAFFHPDSPYAHRAIQCLIDIQERIGGNSLIGRQLYPILKGAGFRDARVSARMVHVDASRPELVEGFTKNTFIAMVEGVREEALRAGLIDETTWEKGIVDLRRTTGPDGTFFYTFFKGTAVK